The Rhinolophus ferrumequinum isolate MPI-CBG mRhiFer1 chromosome 28, mRhiFer1_v1.p, whole genome shotgun sequence genome has a window encoding:
- the NR2F2 gene encoding COUP transcription factor 2 isoform X2, with protein sequence MQAIWDLEQSKYGFAVQRGRMPPTQPTHGQFALTNGDPLNCHSYLSGYISLLLRAEPYPTSRFGSQCMQPNNIMGIENICELAARMLFSAVEWARNIPFFPDLQITDQVALLRLTWSELFVLNAAQCSMPLHVAPLLAAAGLHASPMSADRVVAFMDHIRIFQEQVEKLKALHVDSAEYSCLKAIVLFTSDACGLSDVAHVESLQEKSQCALEEYVRSQYPNQPTRFGKLLLRLPSLRTVSSSVIEQLFFVRLVGKTPIETLIRDMLLSGSSFNWPYMAIQ encoded by the exons ATGCAAGCAATTTGGGACCTTGAACAAAGCAAATATGGTTTTG CGGTACAGAGAGGCAGGATGCCGCCCACCCAGCCGACCCACGGGCAGTTTGCGCTGACCAACGGGGACCCCCTCAACTGCCACTCGTACCTGTCCGGATATATTTCCCTGTTGCTGCGCGCCGAGCCCTACCCCACGTCGCGCTTCGGCAGCCAGTGCATGCAGCCGAACAACATCATGGGCATCGAGAACATTTGCGAACTGGCCGCGCGGATGCTGTTCAGCGCCGTCGAGTGGGCCCGCAACATCCCCTTCTTCCCTGACCTGCAGATCACCGACCAGGTGGCCCTGCTTCGCCTCACCTGGAGCGAGCTGTTCGTGCTGAACGCAGCGCAGTGCTCCATGCCCCTCCACGTCGCCCCGCTCCTGGCCGCCGCCGGCCTACACGCCTCGCCCATGTCCGCCGACCGGGTGGTCGCTTTTATGGACCACATACGGATCTTCCAAGAGCAAGTGGAGAAGCTCAAGGCGCTGCACGTTGACTCCGCTGAGTACAGCTGCCTCAAGGCCATAGTCCTGTTCACCTCAG ATGCCTGTGGTCTCTCTGATGTAGCCCATGTGGAAAGCTTGCAGGAAAAGTCCCAGTGTGCTTTGGAAGAATACGTTAGGAGCCAGTACCCCAACCAGCCAACGCGATTCGGAAAGCTTTTGCTTCGTCTCCCTTCCCTCCGCACCGTCTCCTCCTCAGTCATAGAGCAATTGTTTTTCGTCCGTTTGGTAGGTAAAACCCCCATCGAAACCCTCATCCGGGATATGTTACTATCCGGGAGTAGTTTTAACTGGCCGTATATGgcaattcaataa
- the NR2F2 gene encoding COUP transcription factor 2 isoform X1 — protein sequence MAMVVSTWRDPQDEVPGSQGSQASQAPPVPGPPPGAPHTPQTPGQGGPASTPAQTAAGGQGGPGGPGGDKQQQQQHIECVVCGDKSSGKHYGQFTCEGCKSFFKRSVRRNLSYTCRANRNCPIDQHHRNQCQYCRLKKCLKVGMRREAVQRGRMPPTQPTHGQFALTNGDPLNCHSYLSGYISLLLRAEPYPTSRFGSQCMQPNNIMGIENICELAARMLFSAVEWARNIPFFPDLQITDQVALLRLTWSELFVLNAAQCSMPLHVAPLLAAAGLHASPMSADRVVAFMDHIRIFQEQVEKLKALHVDSAEYSCLKAIVLFTSDACGLSDVAHVESLQEKSQCALEEYVRSQYPNQPTRFGKLLLRLPSLRTVSSSVIEQLFFVRLVGKTPIETLIRDMLLSGSSFNWPYMAIQ from the exons ATGGCAATGGTAGTCAGCACGTGGCGCGACCCCCAGGACGAGGTGCCCGGCTCGCAGGGCAGCCAGGCCTCGCAGGCGCCGCCCGTGCCGGGCCCGCCGCCCGGCGCCCCGCACACGCCACAGACGCCGGGCCAAGGGGGCCCGGCCAGCACGCCGGCCCAGACGGCGGCCGGCGGCCAGGGCGGCCCTGGCGGCCCGGGCGGCGAcaaacagcaacagcagcagcatatCGAGTGTGTGGTGTGCGGGGACAAGTCGAGCGGCAAGCACTATGGCCAGTTCACGTGCGAGGGCTGCAAGAGCTTCTTCAAGCGCAGCGTGCGGAGGAACCTGAGCTACACGTGCCGCGCCAACCGGAACTGTCCCATCGACCAGCACCACCGCAACCAGTGCCAGTACTGCCGCCTCAAAAAGTGCCTCAAAGTGGGCATGAGACGGGAAG CGGTACAGAGAGGCAGGATGCCGCCCACCCAGCCGACCCACGGGCAGTTTGCGCTGACCAACGGGGACCCCCTCAACTGCCACTCGTACCTGTCCGGATATATTTCCCTGTTGCTGCGCGCCGAGCCCTACCCCACGTCGCGCTTCGGCAGCCAGTGCATGCAGCCGAACAACATCATGGGCATCGAGAACATTTGCGAACTGGCCGCGCGGATGCTGTTCAGCGCCGTCGAGTGGGCCCGCAACATCCCCTTCTTCCCTGACCTGCAGATCACCGACCAGGTGGCCCTGCTTCGCCTCACCTGGAGCGAGCTGTTCGTGCTGAACGCAGCGCAGTGCTCCATGCCCCTCCACGTCGCCCCGCTCCTGGCCGCCGCCGGCCTACACGCCTCGCCCATGTCCGCCGACCGGGTGGTCGCTTTTATGGACCACATACGGATCTTCCAAGAGCAAGTGGAGAAGCTCAAGGCGCTGCACGTTGACTCCGCTGAGTACAGCTGCCTCAAGGCCATAGTCCTGTTCACCTCAG ATGCCTGTGGTCTCTCTGATGTAGCCCATGTGGAAAGCTTGCAGGAAAAGTCCCAGTGTGCTTTGGAAGAATACGTTAGGAGCCAGTACCCCAACCAGCCAACGCGATTCGGAAAGCTTTTGCTTCGTCTCCCTTCCCTCCGCACCGTCTCCTCCTCAGTCATAGAGCAATTGTTTTTCGTCCGTTTGGTAGGTAAAACCCCCATCGAAACCCTCATCCGGGATATGTTACTATCCGGGAGTAGTTTTAACTGGCCGTATATGgcaattcaataa
- the NR2F2 gene encoding COUP transcription factor 2 isoform X3: MPPTQPTHGQFALTNGDPLNCHSYLSGYISLLLRAEPYPTSRFGSQCMQPNNIMGIENICELAARMLFSAVEWARNIPFFPDLQITDQVALLRLTWSELFVLNAAQCSMPLHVAPLLAAAGLHASPMSADRVVAFMDHIRIFQEQVEKLKALHVDSAEYSCLKAIVLFTSDACGLSDVAHVESLQEKSQCALEEYVRSQYPNQPTRFGKLLLRLPSLRTVSSSVIEQLFFVRLVGKTPIETLIRDMLLSGSSFNWPYMAIQ, from the exons ATGCCGCCCACCCAGCCGACCCACGGGCAGTTTGCGCTGACCAACGGGGACCCCCTCAACTGCCACTCGTACCTGTCCGGATATATTTCCCTGTTGCTGCGCGCCGAGCCCTACCCCACGTCGCGCTTCGGCAGCCAGTGCATGCAGCCGAACAACATCATGGGCATCGAGAACATTTGCGAACTGGCCGCGCGGATGCTGTTCAGCGCCGTCGAGTGGGCCCGCAACATCCCCTTCTTCCCTGACCTGCAGATCACCGACCAGGTGGCCCTGCTTCGCCTCACCTGGAGCGAGCTGTTCGTGCTGAACGCAGCGCAGTGCTCCATGCCCCTCCACGTCGCCCCGCTCCTGGCCGCCGCCGGCCTACACGCCTCGCCCATGTCCGCCGACCGGGTGGTCGCTTTTATGGACCACATACGGATCTTCCAAGAGCAAGTGGAGAAGCTCAAGGCGCTGCACGTTGACTCCGCTGAGTACAGCTGCCTCAAGGCCATAGTCCTGTTCACCTCAG ATGCCTGTGGTCTCTCTGATGTAGCCCATGTGGAAAGCTTGCAGGAAAAGTCCCAGTGTGCTTTGGAAGAATACGTTAGGAGCCAGTACCCCAACCAGCCAACGCGATTCGGAAAGCTTTTGCTTCGTCTCCCTTCCCTCCGCACCGTCTCCTCCTCAGTCATAGAGCAATTGTTTTTCGTCCGTTTGGTAGGTAAAACCCCCATCGAAACCCTCATCCGGGATATGTTACTATCCGGGAGTAGTTTTAACTGGCCGTATATGgcaattcaataa